A portion of the Acidisoma sp. PAMC 29798 genome contains these proteins:
- a CDS encoding cytochrome b/b6 domain-containing protein has product MVPVQPTMPTRRLHPIPVRIMHWVNAVAMIVMITSGWGIYDDYVIIHSLHFPGWMRLGSWAAESLLWHFAGMWLLALNGLAYLIYGFTTGRLRERLLPITPRDVVTTVWETLHLHIAHEDLTVYNAVQKLLYIIVILAGVSQVVTGIAIWKPVQFSWLVSLLGGFQFARVIHFTGMAVIVGFLVVHVALALLVPRTLWAMVAGGPRVTTRGTAR; this is encoded by the coding sequence ATGGTGCCTGTACAGCCGACGATGCCCACCCGCCGTCTACATCCAATTCCTGTGCGCATTATGCATTGGGTGAACGCGGTCGCGATGATCGTAATGATCACCTCCGGCTGGGGTATCTACGACGATTACGTCATCATCCACAGTCTGCACTTTCCGGGATGGATGCGCCTGGGCAGTTGGGCGGCTGAAAGCCTGCTCTGGCATTTCGCCGGCATGTGGCTGCTGGCGCTGAACGGCCTTGCTTACCTCATCTATGGTTTTACGACAGGACGACTTCGCGAACGGCTGCTGCCGATCACACCACGCGATGTCGTGACGACCGTGTGGGAAACCTTGCATCTGCATATCGCGCATGAGGATCTGACCGTGTACAACGCGGTCCAGAAACTGCTCTATATCATCGTCATCCTCGCCGGCGTCTCGCAAGTGGTGACCGGCATCGCGATCTGGAAGCCCGTCCAATTCTCTTGGCTAGTCTCGTTGCTCGGCGGCTTTCAGTTCGCGCGTGTCATCCATTTCACGGGCATGGCCGTGATCGTCGGTTTCCTGGTGGTGCATGTGGCGCTTGCGCTGCTGGTGCCGCGCACATTGTGGGCCATGGTGGCCGGCGGCCCCCGCGTGACGACACGAGGAACGGCGCGATGA
- the glpK gene encoding glycerol kinase GlpK, giving the protein MASHILVIDQGTTSTRSIVFDAALKPVASAQEEFPQIFPSPGWVEHNPETLWATALGTARGALAQAGLDAHDIAGLGIANQRETTLIWERATGRPIYNAIVWQDRRTAAACEALEAAGHADLVAERTGLRLDPYFSATKIGWMLDHVPGARARAEAGELAFGTVDSFLLWRLTDGKVHAIDATNASRTLLCDIRTCAWDEDLLRLFRVPAALLPEIRDCAGSFGTTRPDLLGGSIAIRGVAGDQQAALIGQACFAPGTVKATYGTGGFVLLNIGTAPKRSRHRLLTTIVWQRGSERRYALEGSIFSAGASVQWLRDGLGLVENSSETGRLAEVSDPAQPVYLVPAFTGLGAPHWNSHARALITGITRGTTKKEFARATLESVGYQTRDLLQAMLADYGEPADDMVFRVDGGMSANDWTMQFLADMLDVTVERPTFRETTAMGAGYLAGLDAGLCPEPEEFARQWSIDRRFVPNIDPATRDRKYRGWQRAVRLAMTPEDD; this is encoded by the coding sequence ATGGCGTCCCATATCCTGGTCATCGACCAAGGCACCACCTCCACCCGTTCCATCGTCTTCGATGCGGCGTTGAAACCGGTGGCAAGTGCGCAGGAAGAATTTCCGCAGATTTTCCCCTCCCCAGGCTGGGTCGAGCATAATCCTGAAACGCTATGGGCGACGGCGTTGGGCACGGCGCGTGGCGCTCTCGCCCAGGCCGGCCTCGATGCACATGACATCGCCGGCCTCGGCATCGCCAATCAGCGCGAGACGACGCTGATCTGGGAGCGTGCAACCGGCCGCCCCATCTACAATGCCATCGTCTGGCAAGACCGCCGCACCGCCGCCGCCTGTGAGGCTTTGGAGGCTGCCGGCCATGCCGATCTGGTGGCCGAGCGCACGGGGCTGCGCCTCGACCCGTATTTCTCTGCGACCAAGATCGGCTGGATGCTCGATCATGTGCCGGGTGCGCGCGCGCGCGCAGAGGCCGGGGAACTCGCCTTCGGCACCGTCGATTCCTTCCTGCTGTGGCGCCTGACGGATGGCAAGGTGCATGCGATCGACGCGACCAATGCCTCCCGCACTTTGCTCTGCGACATTCGCACCTGCGCCTGGGATGAAGACTTGCTTCGCCTGTTTCGCGTGCCCGCCGCCCTTCTGCCTGAGATCCGCGATTGTGCGGGCAGTTTCGGCACGACCCGGCCTGATCTGCTCGGCGGCAGCATCGCCATTCGCGGCGTCGCCGGCGATCAGCAAGCGGCGTTGATCGGCCAGGCCTGCTTCGCGCCCGGCACGGTCAAAGCGACCTACGGCACCGGCGGTTTCGTGCTGCTCAATATCGGCACGGCGCCGAAACGCTCCCGCCATCGCTTGCTCACCACCATCGTCTGGCAGCGCGGCAGCGAGCGGCGCTACGCGCTCGAAGGCTCGATCTTCTCGGCAGGCGCCAGCGTGCAATGGCTGCGCGATGGCCTCGGACTTGTCGAGAATTCATCCGAAACCGGCCGGCTCGCCGAAGTATCAGACCCCGCCCAGCCGGTTTATCTGGTGCCGGCCTTCACCGGCCTCGGTGCGCCGCATTGGAACAGCCATGCCCGCGCCCTGATCACCGGCATTACGCGCGGCACCACGAAGAAGGAGTTCGCCCGCGCGACACTCGAAAGTGTCGGCTACCAGACGCGGGATTTGTTGCAGGCGATGCTGGCCGATTACGGCGAACCGGCCGATGATATGGTGTTTCGCGTCGATGGCGGCATGTCCGCCAATGACTGGACCATGCAATTCCTCGCCGACATGCTGGACGTGACGGTGGAGCGTCCGACCTTTCGCGAAACCACGGCGATGGGCGCAGGCTATCTCGCCGGGCTCGATGCCGGGCTTTGCCCCGAGCCAGAGGAATTCGCGCGCCAGTGGTCGATCGATCGGCGGTTCGTGCCGAACATTGATCCCGCAACGCGGGACCGCAAGTATCGCGGCTGGCAGCGCGCCGTGCGGCTGGCGATGACGCCAGAAGACGACTGA
- a CDS encoding ABC transporter substrate-binding protein, translating into MEIKRRDVVKGGAAAAASAAILLHSAPSHAQQTDAAKKWVDNEFQPSTLSKDEQMAEMEWFINAAKPFAGMQVNCVSEILNIHQYESSVLTKAFAEITGIKVNHDLMDEGLLVDKIEVEMQSGHPIYDFWMNDSDFIGTHPRYNDIVDGSLTDFMANNGKDVTNPNLDLKDFVGLSFGTFTDGKLYQLPDQQFANLYWFRYDWFKRPELKAQFKAKFGYELGVPVNWSAYEDIADFFTNDVKTIDGVRVYGHMDYGKKDPSLGWRFTDAWLSMAGAGDRGLPNGLPVDEWGIRNEGGLPRGSSITRGGDANGPAAVYALTKYVDWLKKFAPPEAAGMDFLEAGPVPGQGHIAQQIFWYTTFSATMNQPGSPMMNADGTPKWRMAPSPHGPYWKTGMKLGYQDCGCWTMLKYAPMEKIKAGWLYAQFSVSKSVSLKKALSTQHLIRQSDIQSEAMTDAAPKMGGLVEFYRGPAVKQWTPTGVNVPDYGKMAQVWWQNVSNAIAGSVTPQQAMDGLARDQDAIMSRIERSGVQGKLGPVMNKPRDAEYWYKKAEQDGNLAPQRKLANEKPQGETVDYDELIKSWSAPK; encoded by the coding sequence ATGGAAATTAAGAGACGTGACGTTGTGAAGGGGGGTGCCGCCGCTGCCGCGAGCGCCGCCATCCTGCTCCATTCTGCGCCCTCCCATGCGCAGCAGACGGATGCCGCCAAGAAGTGGGTCGATAATGAGTTCCAGCCCTCCACGCTCTCCAAGGACGAGCAGATGGCGGAGATGGAATGGTTCATCAATGCGGCCAAGCCGTTCGCGGGCATGCAGGTCAATTGCGTATCCGAAATTCTGAATATTCACCAATATGAGTCGAGCGTTCTGACGAAGGCCTTCGCCGAGATCACCGGCATCAAGGTCAACCACGACCTGATGGATGAGGGTCTCCTCGTCGACAAGATCGAAGTCGAGATGCAGTCCGGGCATCCGATCTACGATTTCTGGATGAACGATTCCGACTTCATCGGCACGCATCCGCGTTACAACGACATCGTCGATGGTTCGCTGACCGACTTTATGGCGAATAACGGCAAGGACGTTACCAATCCGAACCTCGACCTGAAGGACTTTGTCGGCCTGTCCTTCGGCACCTTCACGGATGGCAAGCTGTATCAGCTTCCCGACCAGCAGTTCGCGAACCTTTACTGGTTCCGGTATGACTGGTTCAAGCGTCCGGAACTGAAGGCGCAGTTCAAGGCGAAGTTCGGCTATGAACTCGGCGTTCCCGTCAACTGGTCTGCCTATGAGGACATCGCCGACTTCTTCACCAACGACGTGAAGACGATCGATGGTGTGCGCGTCTATGGCCACATGGATTACGGCAAGAAGGACCCGTCCCTCGGCTGGCGCTTCACCGATGCTTGGCTGTCGATGGCCGGCGCCGGCGATCGTGGTCTGCCGAACGGCCTGCCGGTCGACGAATGGGGCATCCGCAACGAAGGCGGCCTTCCGCGTGGCTCCTCCATCACCCGTGGCGGTGATGCGAATGGCCCGGCAGCGGTTTATGCGCTGACGAAATACGTCGATTGGCTGAAGAAGTTTGCACCGCCGGAAGCGGCCGGCATGGACTTCCTGGAAGCCGGACCGGTTCCGGGCCAGGGCCATATCGCGCAGCAGATCTTTTGGTACACGACCTTCTCCGCCACCATGAATCAGCCGGGTTCGCCGATGATGAATGCGGATGGGACGCCGAAATGGCGCATGGCCCCCTCCCCGCATGGACCCTATTGGAAGACGGGCATGAAGCTCGGCTACCAGGATTGCGGCTGCTGGACCATGCTGAAATACGCACCGATGGAGAAGATCAAGGCCGGCTGGCTCTATGCCCAGTTCAGCGTCTCCAAGAGCGTCAGCCTCAAGAAAGCCTTGTCGACACAGCATCTCATTCGTCAGAGCGACATCCAGAGTGAGGCGATGACGGATGCCGCGCCGAAGATGGGCGGCCTGGTCGAATTCTACCGTGGCCCGGCCGTGAAGCAGTGGACCCCCACCGGCGTCAACGTGCCTGACTACGGCAAGATGGCGCAGGTCTGGTGGCAGAACGTGTCCAACGCCATTGCGGGTTCGGTGACCCCGCAACAGGCGATGGACGGATTGGCCCGCGATCAGGATGCGATCATGAGCCGCATCGAGCGCTCGGGCGTGCAGGGCAAGCTCGGCCCGGTGATGAACAAGCCGCGCGATGCCGAATACTGGTACAAGAAGGCTGAGCAGGACGGCAATCTCGCTCCGCAGCGCAAGCTGGCGAACGAGAAGCCGCAGGGCGAGACGGTGGATTACGACGAGCTCATCAAGAGCTGGTCGGCACCCAAATAG
- a CDS encoding tetratricopeptide repeat protein, producing MTEIDVETAEPLFRRTVQALAAGDPAAAALLPDLERFPDYGPGWLAVGDVLLRAERREAALIALRRAVRAAPQSRDAAHRLGQCLIALGQRDAAIATFRHALTCDPRAAETWYSLGLALQDGQHHAEASDAYRSAVRARPSFHEAALNLGIALQEQGRMEEALDAYATAFRSRPESFGRIAQALVSGRAGALWLRPEALRDILAARVSA from the coding sequence ATGACCGAGATCGACGTCGAGACTGCCGAGCCGCTGTTTCGCCGCACCGTGCAGGCGCTGGCGGCGGGTGATCCGGCTGCGGCCGCCTTGCTTCCGGACCTCGAACGCTTCCCCGATTACGGCCCCGGCTGGCTCGCGGTGGGCGATGTGCTGCTGCGGGCGGAGCGGCGGGAGGCGGCGCTGATCGCCCTGCGCCGGGCGGTGCGCGCCGCACCGCAATCCCGAGACGCCGCCCATCGGCTTGGTCAATGCTTGATCGCACTCGGCCAGCGGGACGCCGCGATCGCCACCTTCCGGCATGCGCTGACCTGCGATCCCCGCGCCGCTGAGACCTGGTACAGCCTCGGTCTCGCTTTGCAGGATGGCCAGCATCACGCGGAAGCCTCGGACGCCTATCGGTCTGCCGTCAGGGCGCGCCCGAGTTTCCACGAAGCCGCGCTCAACCTCGGCATTGCCTTGCAGGAGCAAGGACGGATGGAGGAAGCGCTCGATGCTTATGCAACCGCTTTCCGCAGCCGCCCTGAGAGTTTCGGCCGCATCGCCCAGGCCCTCGTCTCGGGTCGCGCTGGGGCGCTATGGCTCCGGCCCGAGGCCTTGCGGGATATCCTCGCCGCCCGCGTCAGCGCCTGA
- a CDS encoding carbohydrate ABC transporter permease, with the protein MRIQGRSIAIGIYLIALFLPIYWLLNMSFKTNGEILSSLNFWPHHPTLANYRVIFTDPAWYLGFVHSLTYVAINTVISVTIALPAAYAFSRFRFIGDKHLFFWLLSNLMAPPAVYAMPFFNLYYSIGLFDTVWAVALAHCLFNVPLAVWILEGFISGVPREIDETAALDGYSFPRFFVKLFLPLIANGVGVAAFFCFMFSWVEQLLATTLTTVNAKPIVSVMTRVYSAAGMDWGLLAAAGVLTMVPGAIVIWFVRNHIAKGFALGRV; encoded by the coding sequence ATGCGTATTCAAGGACGCAGCATCGCGATCGGGATTTACCTCATCGCCCTGTTCCTGCCGATCTATTGGCTCTTGAACATGAGCTTCAAGACTAACGGCGAGATCCTATCGAGCCTCAACTTCTGGCCGCATCACCCGACCCTCGCCAATTACCGCGTGATCTTCACAGACCCGGCCTGGTACCTCGGCTTCGTGCATTCGCTGACTTATGTCGCCATCAACACGGTGATCTCCGTCACGATCGCCCTGCCGGCGGCCTATGCCTTCAGCCGATTCCGCTTCATCGGCGACAAGCACCTGTTCTTCTGGCTGCTATCGAACCTCATGGCGCCGCCCGCCGTCTATGCCATGCCTTTCTTCAACCTCTATTATTCCATCGGGTTGTTCGACACCGTCTGGGCCGTGGCGCTGGCGCATTGTCTGTTCAACGTGCCGCTGGCCGTGTGGATTCTGGAAGGCTTCATCTCCGGCGTGCCACGCGAAATCGATGAGACGGCGGCGCTCGACGGTTATTCCTTTCCGCGTTTCTTCGTAAAGCTGTTCCTGCCGCTGATCGCCAATGGCGTCGGCGTCGCGGCTTTCTTCTGCTTCATGTTCTCCTGGGTGGAGCAGTTGCTCGCCACCACGCTGACCACCGTCAATGCCAAGCCGATCGTCTCGGTCATGACCCGCGTCTATTCTGCGGCGGGCATGGATTGGGGGCTGCTGGCTGCCGCCGGTGTGCTGACAATGGTGCCGGGTGCGATCGTCATCTGGTTCGTCCGCAACCATATCGCCAAGGGCTTTGCCCTTGGTCGCGTCTAA
- a CDS encoding DUF2160 domain-containing protein encodes MAWMAWTWGTAGFFGLIALALLILTLLAIYRPETPKRGILGFPTTRGDRFFVSLVGSAFIFILWIRITGGDNLWYPVAIAILYGAAMFRFA; translated from the coding sequence ATGGCATGGATGGCATGGACCTGGGGGACGGCGGGCTTCTTTGGCCTCATCGCCCTGGCACTCCTGATCTTGACGCTGCTCGCGATCTATCGGCCGGAGACGCCGAAACGCGGTATCCTGGGCTTTCCGACCACACGCGGCGACCGCTTCTTCGTGTCGCTCGTTGGCTCGGCCTTCATCTTTATCCTATGGATTCGCATCACCGGTGGGGACAACCTTTGGTACCCTGTGGCGATCGCGATTCTGTACGGCGCGGCGATGTTCCGCTTCGCCTAG
- a CDS encoding molybdopterin-dependent oxidoreductase yields MRSIFRPTAPPDAAILDNHRSLIRGLERRGLIRGGLSLGALTMLTGCDVASNHSVELGLRQISALNDWVQQQLFDPTKLAPTYPKSRVLKPPKFNAYYDVMDVKPVNGATWALEVSGLVTDKTPWTPTRLAMLPQRDMVIKHICVEGWDYIGEWSGPTLRTFLERVGADLRAKYVNFRTADDYPSSIDMATALHPQTLLATGYADEVLADPFGFPLRLRTATKLGYKNPKWITAIEVTNTYSPGFWEKKGFSWFGGM; encoded by the coding sequence ATGAGATCGATCTTCCGCCCAACGGCGCCCCCCGATGCGGCCATTCTCGACAATCATCGCTCGCTCATCCGGGGGTTGGAGCGTCGGGGATTGATCCGGGGCGGCCTTTCCCTTGGCGCGCTGACCATGTTGACCGGATGCGATGTCGCCTCAAATCATTCCGTCGAACTCGGCCTGCGTCAAATTTCGGCCTTAAATGATTGGGTGCAGCAACAGCTGTTCGATCCGACGAAGCTGGCCCCGACCTATCCGAAGTCACGCGTGTTGAAGCCGCCGAAGTTCAACGCTTATTACGATGTGATGGACGTGAAGCCGGTCAATGGCGCGACCTGGGCGCTTGAGGTGTCGGGTCTCGTGACCGACAAAACCCCCTGGACACCGACGCGGCTCGCCATGCTTCCGCAACGCGACATGGTCATCAAACATATTTGCGTCGAAGGTTGGGACTATATCGGCGAATGGTCGGGCCCGACGCTACGCACGTTCCTGGAACGTGTCGGCGCCGATCTGCGCGCGAAATATGTCAATTTCCGAACCGCCGATGACTATCCAAGCAGCATCGACATGGCCACAGCCTTGCATCCGCAGACGCTGCTTGCAACGGGCTATGCGGATGAGGTTTTGGCGGACCCGTTCGGCTTTCCACTGCGACTGCGCACCGCGACCAAGCTCGGATATAAAAATCCGAAGTGGATCACCGCAATCGAGGTGACCAACACCTATTCTCCCGGTTTTTGGGAGAAGAAGGGGTTCAGTTGGTTCGGCGGAATGTGA
- a CDS encoding glycosyltransferase family 2 protein has translation MESVAVVIPTLNEVGTIGEVIREIPPAFARDIIIADSGSTDGTQQAAIAAGARVIDTGRGYGRACAMGAAAAVADCRVIVFLDGDGADRADLIARIAGPVLAGTHDFVLASRTRGAREPGSMLWHQVLAGRLAGWGMGLRYGTRYSDMCAFRAIDRTALERLDLQEMTYGWNIEMQMRAARAGLRILEVPLPYRRRAAGESKVAGSLRGTLRAGSRIVATFVRVASAKR, from the coding sequence ATGGAGTCTGTAGCCGTCGTCATCCCCACGCTGAATGAGGTGGGGACGATCGGGGAAGTCATTCGCGAAATTCCACCGGCTTTCGCGCGCGACATCATCATCGCCGATAGCGGTAGCACGGATGGCACACAGCAGGCGGCCATCGCCGCCGGCGCGCGGGTGATCGACACTGGGCGCGGCTACGGGCGCGCCTGCGCCATGGGCGCCGCCGCAGCGGTGGCCGATTGCCGGGTCATCGTGTTTCTGGATGGCGATGGCGCAGACCGTGCCGACCTCATCGCCCGCATTGCGGGTCCGGTTCTGGCCGGCACGCATGATTTTGTGCTGGCATCGCGCACGCGGGGGGCGCGGGAACCGGGTTCGATGCTCTGGCATCAGGTCCTCGCGGGTCGCCTCGCAGGGTGGGGGATGGGGCTGCGCTACGGCACCCGCTACAGCGATATGTGCGCCTTCCGCGCCATCGATCGGACAGCGCTGGAGCGGCTCGACCTGCAAGAAATGACCTATGGCTGGAACATCGAAATGCAGATGCGCGCCGCCCGCGCGGGCCTGCGCATTCTCGAAGTGCCCTTGCCGTATCGCAGGCGTGCGGCGGGGGAATCGAAAGTCGCGGGGTCCTTGCGTGGTACGCTGCGGGCCGGCAGCCGCATTGTGGCGACGTTTGTTCGTGTCGCGAGCGCGAAGCGGTAG